The Chryseobacterium suipulveris genome window below encodes:
- a CDS encoding C45 family autoproteolytic acyltransferase/hydolase gives MFLKIMFRKYIFYLAIVISTVSCGTSRSLKHLPEISQYPLEIPAVVKKNDSVFLFKKNSFAKNKWGIWELYAEGNPLQIGYNSGALSQKMMQKQEDVFFSKVKELVPSNSRQKLLSKFLKWYNRKMYLNVRNDFQTEIYGLSQYSSDVYDWVAPKFQRSMYLHAAHDIGHAMQDLMMVGCSSMAVWNDNSENGELLIGRNFDFYAGDNFAKEKVVQFIKPEKGIPYMSYSWPGMTGVVSGMNLEGITVTINAGKSKIPLVAKTPVSLVTKEILMFAKNIDEAIEIAKKRKVFVSESIMVGSASDKKAVLIEISPKNFGVYDVPNSDKVICTNHFQSESYKNDRRNIKQFSESHSKYRYEKLQEILAENKKMNPQKMVEALRNTSGLNHSQIGYGNEKAINQLLGHHGIVFSPEKRLVWVSTKPFQLGEFVCYDLNEIFSGNVAAGNFSNGKLNIHRDSFADSDDFKNYQKFRIADREIDDAIKHKKSLSEDFINKYRNLNPELWIVHFKTGKYYFQTKNFVEAKKSFETALTKEISTVPEKENIESYLKKTNRKLR, from the coding sequence ATGTTTTTGAAGATCATGTTTAGAAAGTACATTTTTTATCTGGCAATCGTCATTTCCACAGTTTCGTGCGGAACTTCAAGATCGCTGAAACATCTTCCGGAAATCAGTCAGTATCCGCTTGAAATTCCTGCAGTGGTGAAGAAAAATGATTCCGTTTTTCTGTTTAAAAAAAATTCTTTTGCCAAGAATAAATGGGGAATCTGGGAACTTTATGCGGAAGGAAATCCTTTGCAGATTGGCTACAACTCGGGTGCTTTGAGCCAGAAAATGATGCAGAAGCAGGAAGATGTTTTCTTTTCCAAAGTCAAAGAATTGGTGCCATCGAATTCCCGGCAAAAACTGCTGAGCAAGTTTCTGAAGTGGTACAACCGCAAAATGTACCTGAATGTAAGAAACGATTTTCAGACTGAAATCTATGGACTTTCTCAGTATTCATCGGATGTTTACGATTGGGTAGCTCCGAAATTCCAGCGCAGCATGTATCTTCACGCAGCTCACGATATTGGTCATGCGATGCAGGATCTGATGATGGTCGGTTGTTCGTCGATGGCGGTGTGGAACGACAATTCGGAAAACGGCGAACTGCTCATCGGAAGAAATTTCGACTTTTACGCGGGCGACAATTTTGCCAAAGAAAAAGTGGTGCAGTTCATCAAACCCGAAAAAGGAATTCCGTATATGTCGTATTCGTGGCCGGGAATGACGGGTGTGGTTTCAGGAATGAATCTGGAGGGAATCACAGTGACCATCAACGCCGGTAAATCGAAAATTCCGCTGGTTGCGAAAACTCCGGTTTCATTGGTAACAAAGGAAATTTTGATGTTTGCCAAAAATATCGATGAAGCCATTGAAATTGCCAAAAAAAGAAAAGTCTTCGTCTCGGAATCGATTATGGTCGGAAGTGCGAGCGACAAAAAGGCGGTGCTGATCGAAATCTCACCTAAAAATTTCGGTGTGTATGATGTGCCGAATTCAGACAAAGTAATCTGCACCAATCACTTCCAGTCGGAAAGTTATAAGAATGACCGACGAAACATCAAACAGTTTTCTGAAAGCCACTCGAAATACCGATACGAAAAACTTCAGGAAATATTAGCTGAAAATAAAAAGATGAATCCGCAGAAAATGGTCGAAGCTTTGCGCAATACTTCCGGACTGAACCATTCCCAAATCGGTTATGGAAACGAAAAGGCGATTAATCAACTTCTTGGGCATCATGGAATTGTTTTCTCGCCGGAAAAAAGATTGGTTTGGGTTTCAACTAAGCCGTTTCAGTTGGGGGAGTTTGTATGTTACGATTTGAATGAGATTTTTTCGGGGAATGTTGCAGCTGGAAATTTTTCAAACGGGAAACTCAATATTCATCGGGATTCATTCGCTGATTCAGATGATTTTAAGAACTATCAGAAATTCAGAATTGCCGACCGCGAAATCGATGATGCCATTAAGCACAAAAAATCGCTGAGCGAGGATTTCATTAATAAGTACCGGAACCTTAATCCTGAATTATGGATCGTTCATTTTAAAACCGGGAAATATTATTTCCAAACTAAAAATTTCGTTGAAGCAAAAAAATCATTTGAAACAGCTTTAACTAAAGAAATTTCCACCGTTCCCGAAAAAGAGAATATTGAAAGTTATCTGAAAAAGACAAACCGGAAACTAAGATAA
- a CDS encoding phytoene desaturase family protein — MKAHFDILVIGSGLAGLVSALILAKEGLKVCVLEKNNQFGGNLQTFSRDKLIFDSGVHYLGGLSEGQNLNRYFKWLEIFDELKLSKLDDDGFDRITFDGDDAEYPHSQGGENFVRQLGQFFPEEKENLQKYIETIRNVCDHFPRYLTGNKSYNEEILYENAKDFIESVTENSKLRSVLAGSNFLYAGTSETPLYVHALTVNSYIQSAYRCLNGGSQISKALIRKLRKYGAEIHKHNEVTEFYFDENNVLKSVKTKDKKEYFADRFISNIDLKRTIDLAGKQRFKKSLTSRVDTLITTTSCFSIYLVLKPETVDYFNHNYYHYRNEKSVWESAKNSKENWPRNYMLSCSPSKKHPGFAESITAISYMDFDEVKAWEHTKNTAADKEFRGEDYEDFKREKAENLISEIEKKFPKIRSAIEKIYTSTPLSYRDYIGNTNGNMYGFVKESNNPLKSMFSPRTKIPNLFLTGQSVNLHGILGVTIGAFNTCSELLGKDVFEDHV; from the coding sequence ATGAAAGCGCATTTCGACATTCTCGTTATCGGCAGTGGATTGGCTGGATTGGTTTCCGCGCTGATCTTGGCGAAAGAAGGATTGAAGGTTTGCGTGCTCGAAAAAAACAACCAGTTCGGCGGAAATCTGCAAACTTTTTCGCGCGACAAATTGATTTTCGATTCGGGAGTTCATTACTTGGGCGGACTTTCTGAAGGGCAAAATCTCAACAGGTATTTCAAATGGCTTGAAATTTTTGATGAGTTAAAGCTTTCGAAACTCGACGATGATGGTTTTGACAGAATTACTTTCGATGGCGATGATGCGGAATATCCACATTCTCAAGGCGGTGAAAATTTCGTGCGTCAACTCGGTCAATTTTTTCCCGAAGAAAAAGAGAACCTTCAAAAATATATAGAGACCATACGAAATGTTTGTGATCATTTTCCACGTTATTTGACGGGAAACAAAAGCTACAACGAGGAAATTCTCTACGAAAATGCGAAGGATTTTATTGAATCAGTTACTGAAAATAGCAAACTGCGTTCAGTTCTTGCCGGTTCCAACTTTTTGTATGCAGGAACTTCGGAAACTCCGCTGTATGTGCATGCTTTAACGGTAAATTCTTATATTCAAAGTGCATATCGCTGCTTGAACGGAGGAAGCCAAATTTCGAAAGCGCTGATCAGAAAACTGAGAAAATACGGTGCAGAAATCCATAAACATAACGAAGTGACAGAATTCTACTTCGATGAAAACAATGTGCTGAAATCGGTAAAAACCAAGGATAAAAAAGAGTATTTCGCTGATCGGTTTATTTCGAATATTGATCTTAAGAGAACCATTGATCTCGCCGGAAAACAACGTTTTAAAAAATCGTTGACCAGTCGTGTAGATACGCTGATTACAACCACTTCCTGTTTCAGTATTTATCTCGTGCTGAAGCCGGAAACGGTCGATTACTTTAACCATAATTATTACCATTACCGGAACGAAAAATCGGTTTGGGAATCCGCGAAAAACAGCAAAGAAAACTGGCCGCGAAATTATATGCTTTCCTGTTCCCCTTCGAAGAAACATCCCGGTTTTGCAGAGAGTATCACTGCGATTTCCTATATGGATTTTGATGAGGTTAAAGCATGGGAACACACGAAGAATACTGCCGCCGATAAAGAATTTCGTGGGGAAGATTATGAAGACTTTAAGCGGGAAAAAGCAGAAAACCTTATATCGGAAATCGAGAAAAAATTCCCCAAAATCCGTTCTGCGATTGAGAAAATTTATACTTCGACGCCGCTTTCGTACCGCGACTACATCGGGAATACCAACGGAAATATGTACGGATTTGTTAAGGAATCCAATAATCCGCTGAAATCGATGTTTTCGCCGCGAACAAAAATTCCAAATCTTTTCCTTACCGGACAAAGCGTCAACTTACACGGAATTTTGGGAGTGACCATCGGTGCTTTCAACACCTGTTCGGAGCTTTTAGGAAAAGATGTTTTTGAAGATCATGTTTAG
- a CDS encoding LpxL/LpxP family acyltransferase, with translation MAKWSGKSRGTLLGYKIFVFSIKNFGVRFAYSVLYFVAAYYFLFLKKSNQHIFTYFRRRLRWSNFKSKKSVFWSYFTFGQTLIDKTAISAGLRNQFTYEFDGIENLKKMMQDKKGGVLISAHIGNFEIAERFFAEIDFDYQINLVTTDQEHNVIKEYLESVSEKRSSIKFIFINDDMSHIFAISEALSKNEIICFTGDRYFEGSKFLEAELLGKPAKFPAGPFSIASRLKVPVAFVYVMKEPNLHYHLYARIAEVKHRDANGLLNSFVRSLESMLEKYPLQWFNYYDFWDDFN, from the coding sequence ATGGCAAAATGGAGCGGAAAATCCAGAGGAACTTTGTTGGGATACAAGATATTTGTTTTTTCCATCAAAAACTTTGGGGTGCGTTTCGCCTATTCCGTTCTCTACTTCGTCGCCGCGTATTATTTTTTATTCTTAAAGAAGAGCAACCAACACATTTTCACCTACTTCCGAAGAAGGTTACGCTGGTCAAACTTTAAGTCAAAGAAATCTGTTTTCTGGAGCTACTTTACTTTCGGGCAAACCCTGATCGACAAAACCGCCATTTCTGCGGGACTGCGAAATCAGTTCACCTACGAATTTGACGGGATTGAAAACCTCAAGAAAATGATGCAGGACAAAAAAGGCGGAGTCCTGATCAGCGCACACATCGGGAACTTCGAGATTGCAGAACGATTCTTTGCGGAAATTGATTTCGACTACCAAATCAATCTTGTTACCACCGATCAGGAACATAATGTGATTAAGGAATATCTGGAAAGTGTTTCCGAGAAACGGTCGTCCATCAAGTTTATTTTCATTAATGACGATATGTCGCACATTTTCGCAATCAGCGAGGCGCTCTCAAAAAATGAAATCATCTGTTTCACCGGCGACCGGTATTTCGAAGGTTCCAAATTTCTTGAAGCCGAACTTTTGGGTAAACCTGCAAAATTTCCGGCAGGTCCTTTTTCTATTGCTTCACGACTGAAGGTTCCTGTCGCGTTTGTGTACGTGATGAAGGAACCCAATCTACATTACCATCTTTACGCGAGAATCGCCGAAGTGAAGCACCGCGATGCGAACGGACTGCTCAATTCTTTCGTCAGGAGCTTGGAATCCATGCTCGAAAAATATCCGCTGCAGTGGTTCAACTACTACGATTTTTGGGACGATTTCAATTAA
- a CDS encoding phosphopantetheine-binding protein has protein sequence MEREQIVSIVNDFLVNEFEVDRDDIQHDANLKKTLGLDSLDYIDMVVIIESNFGVKLGEADFKQIVTFDDFYSTIQNKISQKQLVS, from the coding sequence ATGGAAAGGGAACAGATCGTCTCCATCGTCAATGATTTCTTGGTTAACGAGTTCGAGGTTGACAGAGATGATATTCAGCACGACGCAAATCTGAAAAAAACGTTAGGTTTAGACAGTTTAGACTATATCGATATGGTGGTGATCATCGAATCGAATTTCGGTGTGAAGCTTGGTGAAGCAGATTTCAAGCAGATCGTGACTTTCGACGATTTCTACAGCACCATCCAAAATAAGATATCGCAGAAGCAGCTGGTATCGTAA
- a CDS encoding beta-ketoacyl-[acyl-carrier-protein] synthase family protein — translation MENRVVITGMGIYSCIGITLDEVKDSLYNGKSGIVLDEERKAFGYRSGLTGKVPKPNLKNLLSRRQRISMGEESEYAYLATIDALKQAGIDQDFIDQNEVGILYGNDSVSEAVVEAIDIVKEKKDTQLIGSGAIFKSMNSTVTMNLSTIFRLTGINLTVSAACASGSHSLGLGYLLIKQGLQDIIICGGAQETNKLSMASFDGLGVFSVREDEPQKASRPFDKDRDGLIPSGGAATLIIESYESAVKRGAPIIAEIVGYGFSSNGGHISTPNVDGPALAMERALKQASLNPEEIDYINAHATSTPIGDANEAKAIHKIFGGEIPVSSTKSMTGHECWMAGASEVIYSVLMMQNDFIAPNINLENPDEAAQNINLISKTQNQKINVLLSNSFGFGGTNSSIIIKKTS, via the coding sequence ATGGAAAATAGGGTTGTAATTACCGGAATGGGAATTTACTCATGCATCGGAATTACTTTGGATGAAGTAAAAGATTCGCTGTACAACGGCAAATCGGGAATTGTTTTAGATGAAGAAAGAAAAGCGTTTGGTTACCGATCCGGACTCACCGGAAAAGTTCCGAAACCCAACCTGAAGAATTTACTCAGCCGCCGCCAAAGAATTAGCATGGGCGAGGAAAGCGAGTACGCTTATCTGGCAACGATCGACGCGCTGAAACAGGCGGGAATCGATCAGGATTTCATTGACCAAAACGAGGTGGGAATCCTCTACGGAAACGACAGCGTATCAGAAGCAGTTGTAGAAGCTATCGACATCGTCAAAGAAAAAAAAGATACCCAACTCATCGGTTCCGGCGCGATTTTCAAATCGATGAATTCTACGGTAACCATGAACCTTTCGACGATTTTTCGGCTTACCGGAATCAATCTCACCGTGAGTGCAGCGTGCGCAAGCGGATCGCATTCTCTCGGATTGGGTTACCTCCTGATTAAGCAAGGTTTGCAAGATATCATTATTTGTGGCGGAGCACAGGAAACCAACAAACTTTCGATGGCAAGTTTCGACGGACTCGGCGTTTTTTCGGTGAGGGAAGATGAGCCGCAGAAAGCATCACGACCATTCGACAAAGATCGAGACGGACTGATTCCGAGCGGTGGTGCAGCGACTTTAATTATAGAAAGTTACGAATCGGCGGTGAAGAGAGGCGCTCCGATTATCGCAGAAATTGTGGGTTACGGATTTTCTTCAAACGGTGGTCATATTTCGACCCCGAATGTCGACGGTCCCGCTTTAGCAATGGAGCGCGCTTTAAAACAGGCGTCATTGAATCCCGAAGAAATCGACTATATCAATGCTCACGCAACTTCAACACCGATTGGTGATGCGAATGAAGCCAAAGCAATCCATAAAATTTTTGGTGGCGAGATCCCGGTAAGTTCGACCAAATCGATGACGGGACACGAGTGTTGGATGGCGGGAGCAAGCGAGGTAATCTATTCCGTACTGATGATGCAGAACGATTTTATCGCGCCCAACATCAACCTCGAAAATCCTGATGAAGCCGCACAGAATATTAATCTGATCTCGAAAACGCAGAATCAAAAAATTAATGTACTTTTGTCGAATTCTTTCGGATTCGGGGGAACAAATTCATCAATTATCATTAAAAAAACTTCATAA
- the fabG gene encoding 3-oxoacyl-ACP reductase FabG: MKCAIITGGSRGIGKAVCIKLAEETDYHILITYQSNDAAANETLDEIKALGKTGEILKFDVANSTETKSVLESWQENNPEATVEVIVNNAGITRDGLFMWMQEEDWNSVINTSLNGFFNVTNFFIQKMLRNKYGRIINMVSVSGLKGTAGQTNYSAAKGAVIGATKALAQEVAKRNITVNAVAPGFIRTDMTSQINEQELKSMIPANRFGEAEEVADLVAFLASKKSSYITGEIININGGIYS; encoded by the coding sequence ATGAAGTGTGCAATCATCACAGGAGGATCCAGAGGAATCGGTAAAGCAGTCTGCATCAAGCTTGCCGAAGAAACGGATTACCATATCCTGATTACTTACCAAAGTAACGATGCTGCAGCCAACGAAACTCTGGATGAAATCAAAGCTTTGGGAAAAACAGGCGAAATCTTGAAATTTGACGTCGCCAATTCAACGGAAACAAAATCTGTTCTCGAGTCGTGGCAGGAAAATAATCCCGAAGCAACGGTAGAAGTAATCGTAAATAATGCCGGAATTACCAGAGACGGACTCTTCATGTGGATGCAGGAAGAAGACTGGAACTCCGTAATCAACACGAGTTTGAATGGTTTCTTCAACGTGACCAACTTCTTCATCCAGAAAATGCTTCGCAACAAATATGGCCGAATCATCAACATGGTTTCGGTTTCCGGATTGAAAGGAACTGCGGGACAAACCAATTACTCTGCTGCAAAAGGTGCGGTAATCGGGGCAACAAAGGCACTTGCACAGGAAGTTGCGAAAAGAAACATCACCGTAAACGCCGTCGCTCCCGGATTTATCAGGACCGATATGACTTCACAAATCAATGAGCAGGAACTCAAGTCGATGATTCCGGCAAACCGTTTTGGCGAAGCGGAAGAGGTTGCGGATCTGGTCGCGTTTTTGGCTTCGAAAAAATCTTCATACATTACGGGCGAAATTATCAATATCAACGGGGGAATTTATTCGTAA
- a CDS encoding WG repeat-containing protein — MKKLLFLLIAFSQLFFAQELALVKDGKNFGYINKKGDFAIPAKFSGAKNFSDGLAAAKDGKKWGYIAPSGNWVIEPQFDDAKYFNSGIAIVSKDKKTFYIDKKGNALNMPESDKLYDFNGGAAFIKQGKSIGLINTKGDVILKPEYETIRDFENGFARIKKDDKWGIVNSKGKVIIQPEYDEIGEYQQNLTWAKKGNSFGTIKGSVFNEIDGAEKIWDFDGQTITYARKGGKIGFVNADGKWVIEPKFDKARAFNKNLAPVSEGKKWGYIDTKGNYVVEPKYDDAEVFSNDGLAPVKEKNWGFIDTTGKMMIPAEYDISVPFAFWQSSKGFINGLSRVKKNGKWGFLDTKGNLLGNKWFENAEPFQK, encoded by the coding sequence ATGAAAAAACTATTGTTCTTACTGATTGCGTTTTCGCAACTGTTTTTTGCACAGGAACTTGCTTTGGTTAAAGATGGAAAAAACTTTGGTTACATTAACAAAAAGGGAGATTTTGCAATTCCCGCGAAGTTTAGCGGTGCCAAAAACTTCTCCGATGGTTTAGCTGCTGCAAAAGACGGAAAAAAGTGGGGCTACATCGCTCCCTCCGGAAATTGGGTGATCGAACCACAGTTTGACGATGCTAAGTATTTCAACAGCGGCATTGCTATCGTTTCCAAAGACAAAAAAACCTTTTACATCGATAAAAAAGGAAATGCGCTGAACATGCCTGAATCTGACAAGCTGTACGATTTTAATGGCGGTGCAGCATTCATCAAGCAAGGAAAATCCATCGGCTTAATCAATACGAAAGGAGATGTGATCTTGAAACCCGAATACGAAACGATCCGTGATTTTGAAAATGGTTTTGCAAGGATTAAGAAAGATGATAAATGGGGAATCGTAAACAGTAAAGGCAAGGTGATTATTCAGCCGGAATACGACGAAATCGGCGAATATCAGCAGAATTTGACTTGGGCGAAAAAAGGAAATTCTTTCGGCACAATAAAAGGTAGTGTTTTCAATGAGATTGACGGTGCCGAAAAAATTTGGGATTTTGATGGACAAACCATTACCTATGCAAGAAAAGGTGGGAAAATCGGTTTTGTGAATGCTGACGGGAAATGGGTAATCGAGCCAAAATTTGATAAAGCCAGAGCTTTCAATAAAAATCTCGCTCCCGTTTCTGAAGGTAAAAAGTGGGGCTATATCGATACGAAAGGCAATTATGTGGTAGAACCAAAATACGACGATGCGGAAGTTTTCAGCAATGACGGATTGGCTCCTGTAAAAGAAAAAAACTGGGGATTCATCGATACTACAGGTAAAATGATGATTCCTGCAGAATACGATATTTCGGTCCCGTTTGCTTTCTGGCAAAGTTCAAAGGGCTTTATCAACGGACTTTCGAGAGTGAAGAAAAATGGCAAATGGGGATTTCTTGACACCAAAGGAAATTTACTGGGAAACAAATGGTTCGAAAATGCCGAACCTTTTCAAAAATAA
- a CDS encoding HAL/PAL/TAL family ammonia-lyase, with the protein MKLTNNLKIDDFQRVIFENEKIELDDSLLEKVNESFQFLKKFSEKKIIYGVNTGFGPMAQYRIKDSDKHQLQYNLIRSHSSGTGNPLKPDAVKAAMLARLSSLSQAKSAVHPSVIMLLKELINRDITPLIFEHGGVGASGDLVQLAHLALVLIGEGEVFYKGERKSTKEVFDAENLTPLNIEIREGIAMMNGTSVMTGIGINNTFYAKKMVDYSVRFSCAINEIVQAFDDHYSESLNATKKHLGQQKVAQLMRGYLADSQLIRKREDYLYNGENNEEIFKDKVQEYYSLRCVPQILGPVLDTVEFTENVLENEVNSANDNPIIIPEEEHVYHGGNFHGDYISLEMDKLKIVVTKLTMLAERQLNYLLNSKINEILPPFVNLGKLGFNFGMQGVQFTATSTTAENQMLSNPMYVHSIPNNNDNQDIVSMGTNAALICEKVIENAFEVLAIELITIVQAIEYLGFKDKVSASTRKLYDDVREIVPAFSEDLVMYPFVGKVKTYLKNS; encoded by the coding sequence ATGAAGCTTACCAATAATTTGAAAATCGATGATTTTCAGCGTGTTATTTTTGAAAATGAAAAGATAGAGTTAGACGACTCGCTTTTGGAGAAGGTTAACGAAAGTTTCCAGTTTCTAAAAAAATTTTCCGAGAAAAAGATAATATATGGCGTCAATACCGGATTTGGTCCGATGGCGCAGTACCGAATAAAAGATTCCGACAAACACCAGCTGCAGTATAACCTGATCAGGAGCCATTCTTCCGGAACCGGAAATCCCCTGAAACCCGATGCGGTGAAAGCGGCGATGCTTGCTCGGCTCAGTTCACTTTCTCAGGCAAAATCAGCGGTGCATCCGTCGGTAATTATGTTGCTTAAAGAATTGATTAACAGAGACATCACGCCCTTGATTTTCGAGCACGGCGGAGTTGGCGCAAGTGGCGATTTGGTTCAGTTGGCGCATCTTGCACTTGTCTTGATCGGTGAAGGCGAGGTTTTTTATAAAGGTGAAAGAAAATCAACGAAAGAAGTTTTTGACGCAGAAAATCTAACCCCGCTCAACATCGAAATCCGTGAGGGAATTGCAATGATGAACGGAACTTCCGTAATGACCGGAATCGGGATCAACAATACTTTTTACGCAAAAAAAATGGTAGATTATTCCGTGCGTTTTTCGTGTGCGATCAATGAAATTGTTCAGGCGTTTGACGACCATTATTCAGAATCCCTCAATGCGACCAAAAAACATTTGGGACAACAAAAAGTTGCGCAGTTGATGAGAGGTTATCTTGCAGATTCACAACTCATTAGAAAAAGAGAAGATTACCTTTACAACGGGGAAAATAATGAGGAAATCTTCAAAGATAAAGTGCAGGAATACTACTCGCTTAGATGCGTTCCGCAGATTTTGGGCCCTGTTCTCGATACGGTGGAGTTTACTGAAAACGTTCTTGAAAACGAGGTGAATTCTGCAAACGACAACCCGATCATTATTCCAGAAGAAGAGCACGTTTACCACGGCGGAAATTTTCACGGCGACTATATTTCTTTAGAAATGGACAAGCTGAAAATCGTGGTAACCAAACTCACAATGCTCGCTGAGAGACAGCTCAACTATTTACTGAACTCCAAAATCAACGAGATTCTGCCGCCGTTCGTCAACCTCGGAAAACTGGGTTTCAACTTCGGAATGCAGGGAGTGCAGTTTACGGCGACTTCTACAACCGCTGAAAATCAAATGCTTTCGAACCCGATGTACGTTCACAGTATTCCCAACAACAACGATAACCAGGATATTGTGAGTATGGGAACCAACGCCGCACTGATCTGTGAAAAGGTCATTGAAAATGCGTTTGAAGTCTTGGCAATCGAGCTTATCACCATTGTTCAGGCGATAGAATATTTAGGTTTTAAGGACAAGGTTTCTGCATCGACGAGGAAACTTTATGACGATGTGCGAGAAATCGTTCCTGCTTTTTCGGAAGATTTGGTAATGTATCCTTTTGTGGGGAAAGTGAAAACCTATTTAAAAAATTCCTAA